One window from the genome of Myripristis murdjan chromosome 6, fMyrMur1.1, whole genome shotgun sequence encodes:
- the LOC115360697 gene encoding transcription factor Maf-like produces the protein MASELAMSNSDLPTSPLAMEYVNDFDLMKFEVKKEPVEPDRSISQCSRLIAGGSLSSTPMSTPCSSVPPSPSFSAPSPGSGSEQKAHLEDFYWMTGYQQQLNPEALGFSPEDAVEALISSSHQLQTFDGYARGQQFGGAAGAGGAMAGEEMGSAAAVVSAVIAAAAAQNGGPHHHHHHHHHHHAGGHHPSSGSQSSGSSGGNHQHMRLDERFSDEQLVTMSVRELNRQLRGVSKEEVIRLKQKRRTLKNRGYAQSCRYKRVQQRHVLEGEKTQLIQQVDHLKQEISRLARERDAYKEKYEKLISTGFRENGGSSSDNNPSSPEFFMTSRKFLHL, from the exons ATGGCATCAGAGCTGGCAATGAGCAACTCCGACCTGCCCACCAGTCCCCTGGCCATGGAATATGTTAATGACTTCGATCTGATGAAGTTTGAAGTGAAAAAGGAGCCGGTGGAGCCCGATCGCAGCATCAGCCAGTGCAGCCGCCTGATCGCCGGGGGATCCCTATCTTCCACCCCGATGAGCACGCCTTGCAGCTCAGTTCCCCCCTCTCCAAGCTTCTCGGCGCCCAGTCCGGGATCGGGGAGCGAACAGAAGGCGCACTTGGAGGATTTCTACTGGATGACCGGGTACCAACAGCAGTTGAACCCCGAGGCTCTGGGCTTTAGCCCGGAGGACGCAGTAGAGGCGCTGATCAGCAGTAGTCACCAGCTCCAGACCTTCGATGGCTATGCCAGAGGGCAGCAGTTCGGTGGCGCAGCCGGGGCAGGAGGCGCTATGGCCGGAGAGGAGATGGGATCAGCGGCCGCCGTGGTGTCCGCGGTTATCGCTGCAGCCGCAGCTCAGAACGGGggtccccaccaccaccaccaccatcaccaccaccaccacgcaGGGGGACACCACCCCTCCTCCGGGTCTCAGTCCAGCGGCAGCTCGGGGGGAAACCACCAGCATATGCGCTTGGATGAGCGGTTCTCGGACGAGCAGCTGGTGACCATGTCGGTGCGGGAGTTGAACCGGCAGCTCCGGGGGGTCAGCAAGGAAGAGGTGATCCGTctgaaacagaagaggaggacgCTAAAGAACAGAGGCTATGCCCAGTCCTGCCGGTACAAGCGGGTCCAGCAGCGGCACGtcctggagggagagaagacCCAGCTGATTCAGCAGGTGGACCACCTCAAGCAGGAGATCTCCAGGCTGGCCAGGGAGAGGGACGCCTACAAGGAGAAATACGAGAAGCTCATCAGCACCGGCTTCAGAGAAAACGGAGGATCCAGCAGCGACAACAACCCCTCATCTCCGGAGTTTTTCAT GACGTCAAGAAAATTCCTCCATCTGTGA